A region from the Ptychodera flava strain L36383 chromosome 10, AS_Pfla_20210202, whole genome shotgun sequence genome encodes:
- the LOC139142889 gene encoding snake venom 5'-nucleotidase-like, with the protein MVSKKLDTFVLTCTLLAIAFVLPFATGDYSLTILHTNDVHARFEETDVYSGACSEDERAAGECYGGVARRATKIQEIRNRDDNVLLLDGGDQYQGTLWFYYYKGKATAHFMNLIEYDVMALGNHEFDNNIEGIVPFLDNVTFPVISSNIDDTEEPSIQGKYTDSWVFDDVGGEKIAVIGYTTVTTPMISSPGKLEFKDEIESIQAELDRLKNNDPSITKFIALGHSGIEVDLEIADKVQGVDVVIGGHSNTFLYTGDPPSIEDPIGEYPLVVNPSHDPSLTVLVAQSYAYGKYLGELQVVFDDDGDVIGYDGNPILLDNSTAQDPDTLAEIEKWREPLIDFQNEVIGRTNVFLQGERAVCRTQECNMGNMITDGMLHQNIRAPDDVKWNHVAIAIWNGGGIRASITQGDITVEDVVTVLPFGNTVDIVQLKGEHLLESLEHSVSRYSPLVQAGEFLQISGIHVKYDVDEPSGSRVVEAEVLCTECLMPEFQPLDVDKVYTLITSNFIANGGDGYTMISDNKLLHESGNLDSETIMEYISQVSPLFDKVENRIQFVKKDECAVGSARIPTIHFMILFVAFLVFICGDLW; encoded by the exons ATGGTTTCTAAGAAGCTGGACACTTTTGTCCTCACTTGTACGCTACTAGCAATTGCATTCGTTTTACCGTTCGCGACTGGCGACTACTCCCTGACTATTCTACACACCAATGATGTGCATGCTCGGTTCGAGGAGACCGACGTGTACTCGGGTGCCTGCTCAGAGGACGAAAGGGCTGCCGGTGAGTGTTACGGCGGCGTGGCTCGACGCGCCACAAAAATACAGGAGATAAGGAACCGAGACGACAATGTATTGTTACTTGATGGAGGTGACCAGTATCAAGGTACTCTGTGGTTCTATTactacaaaggaaaagccaccGCACATTTCATGAACTTAATTGAATATGATGTAATG GCATTGGGGAACCATGAATTTGACAACAATATCGAAGGAATTGTCCCGTTCTTGGACAACGTCACGTTCCCAGTCATCAGTTCAAACATCGACGACACCGAGGAGCCAAGTATTCAGGGCAAATACACGGACTCATGGGTCTTTGATGACGTCGGCGGAGAGAAGATCGCTGTGATTGGCTACACCACCGTGACTACGCCAATGATCTCCTCGCCAG GAAAGTTGGAATTCAAAGATGAAATAGAATCGATCCAAGCTGAATTGGATCGACTGAAAAACAATGATCCTTCCATaacaaagttcattgccctcgGGCACTCTGGGATTGAAGTGGACTTGGAGATTGCGGATAAAGTACAAGGAGTGGATGTTGTTATCGGCGGTCATTCTAACACGTTTTTGTACACGG GCGATCCGCCGTCAATTGAAGATCCAATAGGCGAATACCCTCTCGTCGTCAACCCTTCCCATGACCCCTCTTTAACGGTGTTGGTCGCACAATCGTATGCGTACGGAAAGTACCTCGGAGAGCTACAGGTGGTTTTCGACGACGATGGTGACGTCATCGGCTATGACGGTAATCCAATCCTGTTAGACAACAGTACTGCCCAAG ATCCAGACACATTAGCAGAAATCGAAAAATGGAGGGAACCGTTGATTGACTTCCAGAACGAGGTTATTGGAAGAACCAACGTGTTTCTGCAAGGAGAGAGGGCGGTGTGCAGAACGCAGGAGTGTAACATGGGAAATATGATAACAGATGGCATGCTCCATCAAAATATCAGAGCACCTGACGACGTGAAGTGGAATCACGTTGCCATAGCGATTTGGAATGGCGGTGGTATACGTGCGTCCATTACACAGG GTGATATAACAGTGGAGGATGTTGTGACGGTTTTGCCGTTTGGGAATACCGTGGACATAGTCCAGCTGAAGGGGGAACACTTACTTGAGAGTTTGGAGCATTCCGTGTCTCGTTACAGTCCACTGGTCCAAGCAGGAGAGTTTCTTCAGATTTCTG GCATACATGTGAAGTATGATGTAGACGAACCGAGTGGTAGTCGGGTGGTTGAGGCCGAAGTCCTGTGCACCGAGTGtctcatgccagaatttcaaccCCTGGACGTCGACAAAGTGTACACCCTAATCACGTCAAACTTCATCGCCAATGGTGGTGACGGCTACACCATGATAAGCGATAACAAATTGCTCCATGAAAGCG GTAACTTGGATTCAGAAACTATCATGGAATACATTAGCCAAGTATCGCCGCTCTTTGACAAAGTTGAGAATCGGATACAGTTCGTGAAAAAGGACGAGTGTGCCGTCGGATCTGCTCGGATACCTACAATCCActtcatgattttgtttgttgcaTTTCTCGTGTTTATTTGTGGTGACCTCTGGTGA
- the LOC139142888 gene encoding zinc finger protein 493-like — protein sequence MMENAWNGKDEAIRVNSESNSKNYKVKEEPMDDSPGVFILETENGETVMVEKHGNRNNDSERKLRKGSDREGASDNNGQHERTGASDPGRYQNDESGQAVIVEQGNSASANYDDPQKSGDAPLGYRCHICGRKFSVYEVYIEHERSHANEGERPFVCDVCYLSFKSTGSLIAHKRIHTGEKPFSCLYCWKTFRQSATRNRHIKAMHADERRKSQKETMDRISHILSQQVVQYQTIPTDRHPAEIVTSVIEQQAPVVHPISTFTSQPVFPGMTPLRMEVPRTSVDMTISSSYPTHVVGRVRAEQPPSQDKGSILHTEQSTARGNSHELSQSTPVVRLPGPGPQVVTVTPQSTDKYWQSSNPPQNAAPVGSGSAVGGRQEDHHRISQVSPTAQIPETTQPRRLVQSGASDRSHSTPSTAGPSHSPPVAEESKQVSDTDQSEVQSQAKSEARIRDKYIPRHHVCSNCGKNFIGKAALKIHQLVKHMGEKPFACEMCDQRFVSASALITHRRRHTGEKPYKCNICGRAFRHSSTMKRHRLLRHMPQSVQVAYQKAPQKSSADQDQEASDIKHEIKMMLKNQEMQIFDCGLCSGFFSDHADLVRHRISTHQVTAKDAQGGQAILSAWRPSEEKQQDNMKMIGDFMKLTPSQYNVFKRPFQCEECGKAFKVMGHLVMHKRIHSGEKPYKCKVCDRAFRQKGTMSRHMKRHKDWELMKAQESPEMVDQSHEYSNSQNAENAGPSSVGNRLSQEQSVRDNHMETELDEEEDYDEEEDEDEMEEDEEEEEEEEEEDEDEVHDEVEGDYEEEEEMGIVPSSDTMSRTLKTSIMQPLRNRKAKLSVSSPIHMSPYTKWNCNICGKTFGNHWRLERHKMTHSNTRPFPCEYCGKSFRFQSHLAAHLRIHTGEKPFKCNLCGKAFRQSATMHRHRKLHLMKFMPALGLQSNNMQHLLTYLEGQVATTSNPVSQGATTVTMATTSQPNMSTGIANHSGMLQKDTTEAYPVAMAMSESPPGPIITGIASLASAGSAKETKAPVNDTSGGSVSKSKMPHQEEEAASSVGS from the coding sequence GAGCCAGTGACAACAATGGACAGCATGAGAGGACTGGAGCCAGTGATCCAGGAAGATATCAAAACGATGAGAGTGGACAGGCTGTGATCGTTGAACAAGGTAATAGTGCTTCTGCAAACTATGATGATCCTCAGAAAAGTGGCGATGCCCCTCTTGGATATCGATGCCACATCTGCGGGCGGAAATTTTCGGTCTACGAGGTGTACATAGAGCACGAACGCAGCCATGCCAACGAAGGGGAGCGTCCATTTGTGTGTGATGTCTGTTACTTGTCTTTCAAGTCCACCGGAAGTCTGATTGCTCACAAGCGGATTCATACTGGCGAGAAGCCCTTCTCCTGCCTCTACTGCTGGAAGACATTCCGACAGAGCGCCACTCGGAACAGGCACATCAAAGCCATGCATGCCGATGAGAGAAGGAAAAGTCAGAAGGAGACGATGGATAGAATATCACACATCTTATCCCAGCAAGTTGTTCAGTATCAAACAATACCCACTGATAGACATCCTGCGGAAATTGTTACCTCTGTTATTGAGCAACAAGCTCCTGTTGTCCATCCCATTTCCACGTTTACCTCACAACCTGTATTCCCAGGAATGACCCCTCTCAGGATGGAGGTGCCGAGGACTTCCGTAGACATGACAATATCATCCTCGTATCCAACCCATGTTGTCGGCCGTGTGCGAGCCGAGCAGCCACCATCTCAAGATAAAGGATCAATCCTGCATACTGAACAGAGCACTGCAAGAGGTAACAGTCATGAACTTTCTCAAAGTACTCCAGTGGTACGCCTACCTGGACCAGGCCCTCAAGTTGTGACAGTAACCCCACAGAGTACCGACAAGTACTGGCAGTCTTCAAACCCACCACAAAACGCAGCTCCTGTCGGTAGTGGGTCAGCCGTTGGTGGCAGGCAAGAGGACCATCACAGAATTTCCCAGGTGTCCCCGACTGCACAGATACCAGAAACCACCCAGCCAAGAAGACTTGTTCAGAGTGGTGCTTCAGACAGGAGTCATAGTACCCCTTCGACAGCAGGGCCTAGTCATTCACCACCTGTTGCTGAAGAGTCCAAACAAGTTTCAGACACAGATCAAAGTGAAGTGCAAAGTCAGGCAAAATCAGAAGCGAGAATCAGAGATAAGTATATACCACGCCATCATGTGTGCTCCAATTGTGGGAAAAATTTCATCGGCAAAGCAGCACTGAAGATCCACCAACTGGTGAAACACATGGGAGAGAAGCCCTTCGCCTGTGAGATGTGCGACCAGAGGTTTGTGTCAGCCAGTGCTTTGATCACACACAGGCGGCGTCACACGGGTGAGAAACCctacaaatgtaatatctgcgGCAGGGCCTTCAGGCACAGTTCAACCATGAAGCGGCACAGGCTTCTGAGGCATATGCCCCAAAGTGTCCAAGTGGCCTATCAGAAGGCACCCCAAAAGTCATCAGCTGATCAAGATCAGGAAGCCTCAGACATCAAGCATGAGATCAAGATGATGCTGAAGAACCAGGAAATGCAGATCTTTGATTGTGGACTCTGCTCGGGGTTTTTCTCCGACCATGCTGACCTGGTCAGGCATAGAATCAGCACTCATCAGGTCACGGCTAAAGACGCCCAGGGAGGCCAGGCCATTCTGAGTGCTTGGAGGCCCAGTGAAGAAAAGCAACAAGACAACATGAAGATGATTGGAGACTTCATGAAGCTGACGCCATCCCAGTACAATGTGTTCAAACGTCCATTTCAGTGTGAGGAGTGCGGAAAGGCTTTCAAAGTCATGGGCCACCTGGTTATGCACAAACGCATCCACAGCGGAGAGAAGCCATACAAATGTAAGGTCTGTGATAGGGCGTTCCGGCAAAAGGGTACCATGTCAAGGCACATGAAGCGCCACAAGGACTGGGAGTTGATGAAAGCGCAGGAGTCGCCCGAGATGGTAGATCAATCCCATGAGTATAGTAACTCTCAGAATGCAGAGAACGCAGGGCCTTCAAGTGTCGGTAATCGTCTCAGCCAGGAGCAATCAGTGAGAGACAATCACATGGAAACGGAGCTTGATGAGGAGGAAGACTACGATGAGGAAGAAGATGAAGATGAGATGGAAGAAGAtgaagaagaggaggaggaggaggaggaggaggatgaGGATGAAGTTCATGATGAAGTGGAGGGTGATTATGAAGAGGAGGAAGAAATGGGGATTGTACCATCATCTGATACGATGAGTAGAACTCTTAAGACTAGCATCATGCAGCCACTGCGAAATAGAAAAGCCAAGCTGTCAGTCAGCTCCCCGATACATATGTCTCCCTACACAAAGTGGAATTGCAACATTTGTGGGAAGACATTTGGCAACCACTGGAGACTGGAACGGCACAAAATGACTCACTCTAACACCAGACCCTTTCCCTGTGAGTACTGCGGGAAATCCTTCCGATTCCAGTCACACCTGGCCGCTCACCTGCGGATTCACACCGGGGAAAAGCCATTCAAGTGTAACTTGTGCGGGAAGGCCTTCCGGCAGAGTGCAACAATGCATCGTCACAGAAAGCTGCACCTCATGAAGTTCATGCCGGCTCTAGGCTTGCAGAGCAACAATATGCAGCATCTTTTGACGTATCTAGAGGGCCAGGTTGCCACTACGTCAAACCCAGTCAGCCAAGGAGCCACGacagtaaccatggcaacaaccTCACAACCGAACATGTCTACTGGGATTGCAAATCACTCCGGAATGTTGCAGAAGGACACTACAGAAGCTTATCCCGTTGCTATGGCAATGAGCGAGTCTCCGCCAGGCCCAATAATCACAGGTATAGCAAGTCTCGCAAGTGCAGGCTcagcaaaagaaacaaaagccCCAGTGAATGACACCAGTGGGGGCAGTGTCAGTAAATCCAAAATGCCACACCAAGAAGAAGAGGCTGCATCAAGTGTAGGAAGCTGA